The genomic segment CCACGATGTTGATGTTGGCGTCCTGGGCTTCAAACTTCAGGTTGCTGACAGTTCGTGATCGTAGGATTTCATTTCCCTCGGGATCCAGTCCTGCAATTACCTGCAGCCGCATTCTTTTTCGGTCCATTTTCTTCACCTCCTTTCATGGTTGGA from the Isachenkonia alkalipeptolytica genome contains:
- a CDS encoding DUF1659 domain-containing protein, producing MDRKRMRLQVIAGLDPEGNEILRSRTVSNLKFEAQDANINIVASALGSLIATPIKQVTRIEEVVL